The DNA window ATCTGTTATGGCGCACAGCTTACCGCGCATTTACTCGGAGGTAAGGTGGCGACCGCTCCTGTCAGTGAATATGGCAAGACAGAGGTGGCTGTGGATACAACCTCCAAACTGTTTGAGGGAGTCTCCGCGAAGACAATCTGCTGGATGAGCCATACGGATTATATTGAGAAAGCGCCGGAAGGTTTCAAAATAACATGCACGACTCCGGTCTGCCCGGTTGCAGCCATGGAGTGTGAAGAAAACAACTGGTATGCCGTTCAGTTTCATCCGGAAGTAATGCATACACAGGAAGGCACAAAGATGCTTTCCAACTTTGTATACAATGTCTGCAAGTGTGCGGGCGAATGGAAGATGGATGCATTTGTAGAGCGTACAATCGGCGAGATTCGCGAAAAGGTTGGAAACGGCCGTGCGCTTTGCGCCCTGTCGGGCGGCGTGGACTCATCGGTGGCCGCTGTTATGATGGCAAAGGCGATCGGCAAACAGTTGACCTGCGTATTCGTAGATCATGGCCTGCTCCGCAAAAACGAGGGAGACGAGGTTGAGGCCATATTTGGACCGGAAGGACAGTACGATTTGAACTTCGTACGCGTCAACGCCCAGGAGCGTTTCTATGAGAAACTGGCCGGAGTGTCGGATCCGGAGCAGAAACGTAAGATTATTGGAGAAGAATTTATCCGCGTGTTTGAGGAAGAGGCGAAGAAGATTGGAACGGTTGATTTCCTGGTTCAGGGAACCATCTATCCCGATGTGATCGAGTCCGGCCTTGGAAAATCAGCTGTTATCAAGTCCCACCACAATGTAGGCGGCCTTCCCGAACATGTTGATTTTAAAGAGATCATTGAGCCTCTTCGCATGCTGTTCAAGGACGAGGTCAGAAAGGCGGGGCTGGAGCTTGGCATTCCCGAGGGACTTGTATTCCGTCAGCCGTTCCCGGGCCCGGGACTGGGCGTCCGCATCATCGGCGATGTGACACCTGAGAAGGTGAAAATCGTCCAGGATGCCGATGCGATTTACCGCGAGGAGATCGATAAGGCAGGAATCGCAGGCGATTTAGGCCAGTATTTCGCCGCTATCACCAATATGAGATCCGTAGGCTGCATGGGTGATGAGAGGACTTATGATTACGCTATTGCCTTAAGAGCCGTGCTGACTTCCGATTTCATGACCGCTGAATCCGCTGAACTTCCGTGGGAAGTGCTTGGGAAGGTTACAAGCAGGATTGT is part of the [Clostridium] symbiosum genome and encodes:
- the guaA gene encoding glutamine-hydrolyzing GMP synthase, whose product is MEKEMIIVLDFGGQYNQLIARRVRECNVYCEVHSYNMPLEKIKEMNPKGIIFTGGPNSVYGEDSARCPKEIFELGIPILGICYGAQLTAHLLGGKVATAPVSEYGKTEVAVDTTSKLFEGVSAKTICWMSHTDYIEKAPEGFKITCTTPVCPVAAMECEENNWYAVQFHPEVMHTQEGTKMLSNFVYNVCKCAGEWKMDAFVERTIGEIREKVGNGRALCALSGGVDSSVAAVMMAKAIGKQLTCVFVDHGLLRKNEGDEVEAIFGPEGQYDLNFVRVNAQERFYEKLAGVSDPEQKRKIIGEEFIRVFEEEAKKIGTVDFLVQGTIYPDVIESGLGKSAVIKSHHNVGGLPEHVDFKEIIEPLRMLFKDEVRKAGLELGIPEGLVFRQPFPGPGLGVRIIGDVTPEKVKIVQDADAIYREEIDKAGIAGDLGQYFAAITNMRSVGCMGDERTYDYAIALRAVLTSDFMTAESAELPWEVLGKVTSRIVNEVKGVNRVLYDCTGKPPATIEFE